The proteins below come from a single Streptomyces sp. MRC013 genomic window:
- a CDS encoding cobalamin biosynthesis protein produces MRDDRVFAYGATAGFLADLVFADPRRGHPVAAFGRAAGAVERLLWRDHRGWGALYTAVCAGGAAGGAALAARAARAVRGRDAASVALTAAAVWAVVGGTSLGREARAVGAALAAGDVAAARERLPHLCGRDPQALDGPGIARAVVESVAENTSDAVVGALVWGALGGVPGLAAFRAVNTLDAMVGHRSPRHHRFGWASARLDDVAGAPGARLTAALAVVAGGDPRGAVRAWRADAHRHPSPNAGPVEAAFAGALGVRLGGTLSYRGRVEHRPVLNGPGRAVEVADIERAVRLSRRVGGLALAACAGGRLLYGTWKRRGA; encoded by the coding sequence ATGCGGGACGACCGAGTCTTCGCATACGGCGCCACCGCCGGCTTCCTCGCCGACCTGGTCTTCGCGGACCCCCGCCGCGGCCACCCCGTCGCCGCCTTCGGGCGCGCCGCGGGCGCCGTCGAGCGCCTGTTGTGGCGCGACCACCGCGGCTGGGGCGCGCTGTACACCGCCGTGTGCGCCGGAGGCGCCGCCGGAGGCGCCGCCCTCGCCGCCCGTGCCGCCCGTGCCGTCCGGGGCCGCGACGCCGCGTCCGTCGCGCTGACCGCCGCCGCCGTGTGGGCCGTCGTGGGCGGCACCTCCCTGGGCCGGGAGGCGCGGGCCGTCGGCGCCGCGCTGGCCGCCGGGGACGTGGCGGCCGCCCGGGAGCGGCTGCCGCACCTGTGCGGGCGCGACCCGCAGGCCCTGGACGGGCCGGGCATCGCGCGGGCCGTGGTGGAGTCCGTCGCCGAGAACACCTCCGACGCGGTGGTCGGCGCCCTGGTGTGGGGCGCGCTCGGCGGCGTGCCGGGCCTGGCGGCCTTCCGGGCCGTCAACACGCTGGACGCCATGGTCGGCCACCGCTCGCCGCGCCACCACCGCTTCGGGTGGGCCTCGGCCCGGCTCGACGACGTGGCCGGCGCGCCCGGGGCCCGGCTGACGGCCGCGCTCGCCGTCGTCGCGGGCGGCGACCCGCGCGGGGCCGTACGGGCCTGGCGGGCGGACGCCCACAGGCACCCGTCACCCAACGCGGGCCCCGTCGAGGCGGCCTTCGCGGGCGCCCTCGGCGTACGGCTCGGCGGCACCCTCTCCTACCGGGGGCGGGTCGAGCACCGGCCGGTCCTGAACGGACCGGGGCGGGCCGTCGAGGTGGCGGACATCGAACGGGCGGTGCGGCTGTCGCGACGGGTCGGCGGGCTGGCGCTCGCCGCCTGCGCGGGCGGACGGCTGCTGTACGGAACGTGGAAGCGGAGGGGTGCGTGA
- a CDS encoding inorganic phosphate transporter — protein sequence MEHITLLLAIVVVTALVFDFTNGFHDTANAMATTISTGAMRPKAAVAMSAVLNLVGAFLSVEVAKTISKGLVDETGIQPEVILAALVGAILWNLLTWLVGLPSSSSHALMGGLIGATVASIGVGGVNGGVVLTKVLIPAVAAPVVAGVASMVATRFTYRVGATIGEGTGRKGYKTGQIASAGLVSLAHGTNDAQKTMGIITLALVAGGVLAPGSNPPVWVIVSAGVAIALGTYLGGWRIIRTMGKGLTDLQPQQGFAAQTGAATVILASSHLGFSLSTTHVCSGAVMGAGLGRKGGVVRWSTATRMFVAWGLTLPAAGLVAALAELVARQGDWGVAVVAAFLVGSSAAIWFVSRRQVVDHTNVNEVEGGGAPDAEPAGVVTAAIAAVTPPPAGPVTADPADGGAPETTVPAPAVASGAAPTATL from the coding sequence ATGGAACACATCACGCTGCTGCTCGCCATCGTGGTCGTGACAGCTCTCGTGTTCGATTTCACAAACGGTTTCCACGACACCGCCAACGCGATGGCCACCACCATCTCGACCGGCGCGATGAGGCCCAAGGCGGCGGTGGCCATGTCTGCCGTGCTGAACCTGGTGGGCGCGTTCCTGTCCGTGGAGGTCGCCAAGACGATCTCCAAGGGGCTCGTCGACGAGACGGGCATCCAGCCGGAGGTCATCCTCGCCGCCCTCGTCGGCGCGATCCTCTGGAACCTCCTGACCTGGCTGGTCGGTCTGCCCTCCAGCTCCTCCCACGCCCTCATGGGCGGCCTGATCGGCGCGACCGTCGCGTCCATCGGCGTCGGCGGCGTCAACGGCGGCGTCGTCCTCACCAAGGTCCTGATCCCGGCCGTCGCCGCCCCGGTGGTCGCCGGCGTCGCCTCGATGGTCGCCACCCGCTTCACGTACCGGGTCGGCGCGACCATCGGCGAAGGGACCGGCCGCAAGGGCTACAAGACCGGCCAGATCGCCTCCGCGGGCCTGGTCTCCCTCGCCCACGGCACCAACGACGCGCAGAAGACCATGGGCATCATCACCCTGGCCCTGGTGGCCGGCGGTGTCCTCGCCCCCGGCTCCAACCCGCCGGTGTGGGTCATCGTCTCCGCCGGCGTGGCCATCGCGCTCGGCACCTACCTGGGCGGCTGGCGCATCATCCGCACCATGGGCAAGGGCCTCACGGACCTCCAGCCCCAGCAGGGCTTCGCCGCCCAGACCGGCGCCGCGACCGTGATCCTCGCCTCCTCCCACCTGGGCTTCTCGCTCTCCACCACGCACGTCTGCTCCGGCGCCGTGATGGGCGCGGGCCTCGGCCGCAAGGGCGGCGTGGTCCGCTGGTCCACCGCCACCCGGATGTTCGTCGCCTGGGGCCTGACCCTGCCGGCCGCCGGCCTGGTCGCCGCGCTCGCCGAGCTCGTCGCCCGCCAGGGCGACTGGGGCGTCGCCGTCGTCGCGGCCTTCCTCGTCGGCTCCTCCGCCGCCATCTGGTTCGTCTCGCGCCGCCAGGTCGTCGACCACACCAACGTCAACGAGGTCGAGGGCGGCGGCGCCCCCGACGCCGAGCCCGCCGGGGTCGTCACCGCCGCCATCGCGGCCGTCACCCCGCCGCCCGCCGGCCCCGTCACCGCCGACCCGGCGGACGGCGGCGCCCCCGAGACCACCGTCCCGGCCCCGGCCGTCGCGTCCGGCGCGGCGCCCACGGCCACGCTGTAA
- a CDS encoding class II aldolase/adducin family protein, with the protein MAKHGGAHDGTAAGTAIGEAWDALVAAARRTVADGLVVGTSGNVSVRVGDLLLVTPSGVPYSRLTPDDVVAVDLDGRRVRGTLPPTSELPLHLAVYRSTDAGAVVHTHAVHATAVSTLVEELPPVHYMTAALGGPVRVAPYALYGTRELADGMLAALADRSACLLRNHGTVAYGATLDQAYDRTAQLEWMCRVWLAADSHPARTPALLTPGQLAEAAEKLRGYGRPG; encoded by the coding sequence ATGGCGAAGCACGGCGGGGCGCACGACGGGACGGCGGCGGGGACGGCGATCGGGGAGGCCTGGGACGCCCTGGTCGCCGCGGCGCGCAGGACGGTGGCCGACGGGCTGGTCGTCGGCACCTCCGGGAACGTCTCCGTACGGGTCGGGGACCTGCTGCTCGTCACCCCGAGCGGCGTGCCGTACTCCCGGCTGACCCCGGACGACGTCGTCGCCGTCGACCTGGACGGACGGCGGGTCCGCGGCACGCTGCCGCCGACCAGCGAGCTGCCGCTGCACCTCGCCGTGTACCGGTCCACCGACGCCGGGGCGGTCGTCCACACCCACGCCGTGCACGCCACCGCCGTCTCCACCCTCGTCGAGGAACTGCCCCCGGTCCACTACATGACCGCCGCCCTCGGCGGGCCCGTGCGCGTCGCCCCGTACGCCCTGTACGGCACGCGGGAGCTGGCCGACGGCATGCTCGCCGCCCTGGCCGACCGCAGCGCCTGCCTCCTGCGCAACCACGGCACGGTCGCGTACGGCGCGACGCTCGACCAGGCGTACGACCGCACCGCCCAGCTGGAGTGGATGTGCCGGGTCTGGCTCGCCGCCGACAGCCACCCCGCCCGCACCCCGGCGCTCCTCACCCCGGGCCAGCTGGCCGAGGCCGCCGAGAAGCTCCGCGGCTACGGCCGGCCCGGCTGA
- a CDS encoding lysophospholipase: MRSATAAAAAATVIGAGTAAVAAGRYASGVALRPRPGRPLPGEPRLTVHTAGPDRVALTRSLASIRPGVYGLEGSGVHAVVGPVLDDAPYAPDTVVRRLVRVDRGTLRAGTRVRLTPQVHSGTPASALGVPYRDVEVAGELGPLPAWYVPGVRTTWVITAHGLGATREHPLNVLGLLHRRFRLPVLDLAYRGDPGAPRPADGLGHLGDSEWRDLDAAVHHAVRNGADGVVLHGWSTGAAMALRTARRSRLRDRITGLVLDSPVLDWEAALRALAVAHRVPAALLPLAVRAAQGRTGLRAGEPARTVGTEAPDVPALVFHGPDDAVAPWAATRALAERRPGLVTLRTVRQAPHAAMWNADPGRYEEAMRRFLTPLL; this comes from the coding sequence ATGCGCTCTGCTACAGCCGCGGCGGCCGCCGCCACAGTGATCGGTGCGGGGACGGCCGCCGTGGCGGCCGGAAGGTACGCCAGCGGTGTGGCGCTCAGGCCGCGCCCGGGACGGCCCCTGCCCGGCGAGCCCCGGCTCACCGTGCACACCGCGGGCCCCGACCGGGTCGCCCTCACCCGCTCCCTGGCCTCCATCCGCCCCGGCGTGTACGGCCTGGAGGGCTCCGGCGTCCACGCGGTCGTCGGCCCCGTCCTCGACGACGCGCCCTACGCCCCCGACACCGTCGTGCGCCGCCTCGTGCGGGTCGACCGCGGCACCCTCAGGGCCGGCACCCGCGTCCGCCTCACCCCGCAGGTCCACTCCGGCACCCCCGCCTCCGCGCTCGGCGTCCCGTACCGGGACGTCGAGGTGGCCGGCGAGCTGGGCCCCCTGCCCGCCTGGTACGTCCCGGGGGTCCGCACCACGTGGGTGATCACCGCGCACGGCCTGGGCGCCACCCGCGAGCACCCGCTGAACGTGCTGGGCCTCCTCCACCGCCGGTTCCGCCTGCCCGTCCTCGACCTCGCCTACCGCGGCGACCCGGGTGCGCCCCGCCCCGCCGACGGTCTCGGCCACCTCGGGGACTCCGAGTGGCGCGACCTCGACGCGGCCGTCCACCACGCCGTCCGCAACGGCGCGGACGGCGTCGTCCTCCACGGCTGGTCGACCGGCGCCGCCATGGCCCTGCGCACCGCCCGGCGCAGCCGGCTGCGCGACCGGATCACCGGCCTGGTCCTCGACTCGCCGGTCCTCGACTGGGAAGCCGCCCTGCGGGCCCTGGCCGTCGCGCACCGCGTCCCCGCCGCCCTGCTCCCGCTCGCCGTCCGCGCCGCCCAGGGCAGGACCGGGCTGCGTGCCGGGGAGCCCGCCCGGACCGTCGGCACCGAGGCCCCGGACGTGCCCGCGCTCGTCTTCCACGGCCCCGACGACGCCGTCGCCCCCTGGGCGGCGACCCGCGCCCTCGCCGAGCGGCGCCCCGGCCTCGTCACTCTCCGCACGGTCCGCCAGGCACCGCACGCCGCCATGTGGAACGCCGACCCCGGGCGGTACGAGGAGGCCATGCGCCGCTTCCTCACGCCGCTCCTCTGA
- a CDS encoding ABC-F family ATP-binding cassette domain-containing protein, with amino-acid sequence MITATGLELRAGARVLIESASFRVARGDRIGLVGRNGAGKTTLTKCLAGEGVPAAGTITRSGQVGYLPQDPRTGDLDVLARDRILSARGLDVLIRKMRLNEERIAAGKGATRDKALKQYERQETEFLTKGGYAAEAEASTIAAALGLPDRVLGQPLHTLSGGQRRRIELARILFSDADTLLLDEPTNHLDADSITWLRDYLKTYRGGFIVISHDVDLVETVVNKVFYLDANRSVIDVYNMGWKLYQRQREDDEKRRRRERQNAEKKAAALNAQADKMRAKATKTVAAQNMARRAERLLSGLEELRQSDKVAKLRFPEPAPCGRTPLTAEGLSKSYGSLEIFTDVGLAIDKGSRVVILGLNGAGKTTLLRLLAGVEKPDTGRVVPGHGLKLGYYAQEHETLDPERTVLENMRSAAPDLDLVEVRKVLGSFLFSGDDVDKPAGVLSGGEKTRLALATLVVSSANVLLLDEPTNNLDPASREEILGALRTYKGAVVLVTHDEGAVDALQPERIILLPDGVEDLWGADYADLVSLA; translated from the coding sequence GTGATCACCGCCACCGGCCTTGAGCTGCGCGCCGGCGCACGCGTCCTCATCGAGTCCGCCTCCTTCCGCGTCGCCAGGGGCGACCGCATCGGCCTCGTGGGCCGCAACGGCGCCGGCAAGACCACCCTCACCAAGTGCCTCGCCGGGGAGGGCGTCCCGGCCGCCGGCACCATCACCCGCTCCGGCCAGGTCGGCTACCTCCCGCAGGACCCGCGCACCGGCGACCTCGACGTCCTGGCCCGCGACCGGATCCTCTCCGCCCGCGGCCTCGACGTGCTGATCCGCAAGATGCGGCTGAACGAGGAGCGCATCGCCGCCGGCAAGGGCGCCACCCGCGACAAGGCCCTGAAGCAGTACGAGCGCCAGGAGACCGAGTTCCTCACCAAGGGCGGGTACGCCGCCGAGGCCGAGGCGTCCACCATCGCCGCCGCCCTCGGCCTGCCCGACCGGGTGCTCGGCCAGCCGCTGCACACCCTCTCCGGCGGCCAGCGCCGCCGCATCGAACTGGCGCGGATCCTCTTCTCGGACGCCGACACGCTCCTCCTGGACGAGCCGACCAACCACCTCGACGCCGACTCGATCACCTGGCTGCGCGACTACCTCAAGACCTACCGCGGCGGCTTCATCGTGATCTCCCACGACGTCGACCTCGTGGAGACCGTCGTCAACAAGGTCTTCTACCTGGACGCCAACCGGTCCGTGATCGACGTGTACAACATGGGCTGGAAGCTCTACCAGCGCCAGCGCGAGGACGACGAGAAGCGCCGCCGCCGCGAACGGCAGAACGCCGAGAAGAAGGCCGCCGCGCTCAACGCCCAGGCCGACAAGATGCGCGCCAAGGCCACCAAGACGGTCGCCGCGCAGAACATGGCCCGCCGCGCCGAGAGGCTGCTGTCCGGACTGGAGGAGCTGCGCCAGTCCGACAAGGTCGCCAAGCTGCGCTTCCCCGAGCCCGCGCCCTGCGGCAGGACCCCGCTCACGGCGGAGGGCCTGTCCAAGTCGTACGGCTCGCTGGAGATCTTCACCGACGTCGGCCTCGCCATCGACAAGGGCTCCCGCGTCGTCATCCTCGGCCTCAACGGCGCCGGCAAGACGACCCTGCTGCGCCTGCTCGCCGGCGTCGAGAAGCCCGACACGGGCCGGGTCGTCCCCGGTCACGGCCTGAAGCTCGGCTACTACGCGCAGGAGCACGAGACGCTGGACCCGGAGCGCACGGTCCTGGAGAACATGCGCTCGGCCGCGCCCGACCTGGACCTGGTGGAGGTCCGCAAGGTCCTCGGCTCGTTCCTGTTCTCCGGCGACGACGTCGACAAGCCGGCCGGGGTCCTCTCCGGCGGCGAGAAGACCCGTCTCGCCCTGGCCACCCTCGTCGTCTCCTCGGCGAACGTCCTCCTCCTCGACGAGCCGACGAACAACCTCGACCCGGCCAGCCGCGAGGAGATCCTCGGCGCCCTGCGCACCTACAAGGGCGCGGTCGTCCTGGTCACGCACGACGAGGGAGCCGTCGACGCCCTCCAGCCGGAGCGGATCATCCTCCTCCCGGACGGGGTCGAGGACCTGTGGGGAGCGGACTACGCGGACCTGGTCTCCCTCGCCTGA
- a CDS encoding helix-turn-helix domain-containing protein: MAETLKKGSRVTGAAREKLAADLKKKYDAGVSIRALAEETGRSYGFVHRMLTESGVALRGRGGATRGKRATPA, encoded by the coding sequence GTGGCCGAGACTCTGAAGAAGGGCAGCCGGGTGACCGGCGCCGCGCGCGAGAAGCTCGCGGCAGACCTGAAGAAGAAGTACGACGCCGGTGTGAGCATCCGGGCCCTGGCCGAGGAGACCGGCCGGTCCTACGGATTCGTGCACCGGATGCTCACCGAGTCCGGAGTCGCGCTGCGCGGACGCGGCGGGGCGACCCGGGGCAAGAGGGCCACGCCGGCCTGA